In bacterium, the following are encoded in one genomic region:
- a CDS encoding aspartyl protease family protein: MKAIFKILLWVSFVLLIGGCAGGRLQITKAQMPLRSFEDIPQKDISIARVKQELREGHFDSVKRVLDVISKEGYENEIEIHMYRGILYYYQNRLQSALNEFEKSLNLLVPTVEQAIQKDLYENAGYLYYDLNDYKKAAVYLRKCKELGGEVEEADIEFFEKFQGTPYRIETQDQRANLKMDYKGIPIVKGSINGSKELSFIVDTGAQMTVLSSEMANKLKIKPLVSGSKGAGAGGEFSVDLGVIDSLRLGDVIVRNVPVTIIDSKELTFKLFGLLTIFKIDGVIGLPLLKQFDVTFDYKGKRLILDIPQKTEEPSSFEGNFYLVRDKIMLPVGINGIEGFTFMLDTGGGGDHASITPEGLEELKDQQLKISEQLGGSWGAGGGGVKKIKDVKDVSLRMCGFDIRNVDLRVDKDPIKDKLIEIDGFIENMILENFKVKMDFRKMQITLVD, encoded by the coding sequence ATGAAGGCTATATTTAAGATTCTTTTATGGGTGAGTTTCGTCTTACTCATAGGTGGCTGCGCTGGCGGCAGATTACAAATAACAAAAGCCCAAATGCCACTACGCTCTTTTGAGGATATTCCCCAAAAGGATATTTCAATAGCAAGAGTCAAGCAAGAATTGAGAGAAGGACATTTTGATAGTGTTAAACGAGTGCTGGACGTTATCTCAAAAGAAGGATACGAAAATGAGATTGAGATTCATATGTATAGAGGGATATTATATTACTATCAAAACAGGTTACAATCTGCTCTTAATGAATTTGAAAAGTCCCTAAATCTTCTGGTCCCAACGGTTGAACAAGCTATCCAGAAAGACCTTTATGAAAACGCAGGGTATCTATATTATGACCTCAATGACTATAAAAAAGCAGCGGTCTATCTTCGCAAATGCAAAGAGTTAGGTGGAGAAGTTGAGGAAGCCGATATTGAATTCTTTGAAAAATTTCAGGGTACTCCTTACCGGATTGAGACCCAAGATCAAAGAGCGAACTTAAAGATGGATTACAAAGGAATTCCTATAGTCAAAGGCAGCATTAATGGAAGTAAGGAGCTAAGTTTTATAGTAGACACAGGAGCGCAGATGACCGTGTTGTCATCAGAGATGGCGAACAAGCTGAAGATAAAACCTCTTGTCTCTGGCAGCAAGGGAGCTGGAGCTGGTGGCGAATTTTCTGTTGATCTTGGGGTAATCGACTCATTAAGACTTGGTGATGTAATTGTCAGGAATGTCCCTGTTACTATTATTGATTCTAAGGAATTGACATTTAAGCTCTTTGGGCTTTTGACAATCTTTAAGATAGATGGGGTAATTGGACTTCCGTTACTAAAACAGTTTGATGTTACCTTTGATTACAAAGGCAAGAGACTCATCTTAGATATTCCACAGAAGACTGAAGAACCCTCATCCTTTGAAGGCAATTTTTATCTTGTGCGTGATAAGATAATGCTACCCGTAGGCATAAATGGCATTGAAGGATTTACATTCATGCTCGATACAGGTGGAGGTGGCGATCATGCTTCTATTACCCCTGAAGGTTTAGAGGAATTAAAGGATCAACAGTTAAAGATTTCTGAGCAATTAGGTGGAAGTTGGGGTGCTGGCGGTGGAGGAGTAAAGAAGATTAAAGATGTCAAGGATGTCTCCTTGAGAATGTGTGGGTTTGATATTCGGAATGTAGATCTGCGTGTAGATAAAGACCCTATAAAAGATAAACTCATCGAGATAGATGGTTTTATTGAGAATATGATATTAGAAAACTTCAAGGTAAAGATGGATTTTAGAAAGATGCAAATAACATTAGTAGACTAA